A window from Verrucomicrobiota bacterium encodes these proteins:
- a CDS encoding S8 family serine peptidase, with translation MQGDEYSSDKKYEVNDPHMPISWGLLDHWEKMLRYQKYFRWAQDVNIAFIGDGIEYGGFISEERFSPGFDFTVGAKGVDIKHADASVVESYHDTQVALSIVQPTCDASAGPGMAHLASTIPIRIIEDASDETERVSVEMLALGIKKALDKKADVINISLDIKPLDNEQEAWQKPENIQVAKQLLAAVEEAYKQNVVIVLASGNYAPNDNVPELFQRLLDHPGVITVGSYNANNELASYSSHLNGVDILAAGGEPMTSEACTPEHLWESKALGIVLPSSEGDFVHSCAGTSFATPQVAAAAAIVIGEYKSCPYWSNSSLVIDCPSYTAINVRKAILNPYDILKSQKAYYSDSSDVPTVVPAHLYEKAVASRQIEGKPKLDFFATECAAYELIEDSSELDCTDSYELYPSLESPDPNTLTD, from the coding sequence GTGCAAGGTGATGAATATTCTTCTGATAAGAAGTATGAGGTTAATGATCCCCATATGCCAATAAGCTGGGGATTATTAGATCATTGGGAAAAAATGCTTCGGTATCAGAAGTACTTTCGATGGGCACAGGATGTGAATATTGCTTTTATCGGCGATGGTATAGAGTATGGAGGGTTTATTAGTGAAGAGCGGTTTTCTCCAGGGTTTGATTTTACTGTGGGTGCTAAAGGTGTCGATATCAAACATGCTGATGCCTCAGTTGTAGAGAGTTATCATGATACACAAGTTGCTTTGTCTATTGTCCAACCAACTTGTGATGCGTCAGCAGGGCCTGGAATGGCTCATTTAGCATCTACTATTCCTATTCGAATCATAGAAGATGCTTCTGATGAGACAGAACGTGTAAGTGTTGAAATGCTGGCTCTTGGAATTAAAAAGGCATTAGACAAGAAAGCTGATGTCATTAATATCAGTCTAGATATAAAGCCTTTAGATAATGAGCAGGAAGCTTGGCAAAAACCTGAAAATATTCAAGTCGCTAAACAGTTGTTGGCTGCAGTTGAAGAAGCTTATAAGCAAAATGTAGTAATTGTTTTAGCTTCGGGAAATTATGCACCTAATGATAACGTTCCTGAATTATTTCAACGTTTGTTGGATCATCCGGGCGTTATAACTGTTGGATCTTACAATGCCAATAATGAGTTGGCCAGTTACTCTAGTCATTTAAATGGGGTTGATATTTTGGCTGCAGGTGGAGAGCCTATGACTTCAGAGGCTTGTACACCTGAGCATCTTTGGGAGTCAAAAGCATTGGGGATTGTTTTACCCTCTTCTGAAGGTGATTTTGTGCATAGCTGTGCAGGAACTTCATTTGCTACACCACAAGTCGCTGCCGCCGCTGCAATTGTCATTGGAGAGTATAAAAGCTGTCCATATTGGAGTAATAGCTCTTTAGTTATCGATTGCCCTTCTTATACAGCCATCAATGTTCGTAAAGCTATCTTGAATCCCTATGACATTTTGAAGAGTCAAAAAGCTTATTATTCAGACTCTTCCGATGTTCCAACTGTTGTTCCTGCTCATCTCTACGAAAAAGCTGTTGCCTCTCGTCAGATTGAGGGGAAGCCTAAGCTAGATTTTTTTGCAACTGAGTGTGCTGCGTATGAGTTAATAGAGGATTCTTCTGAGTTAGATTGCACTGATTCCTATGAATTATATCCGTCTTTAGAATCTCCAGATCCAAACACCTTGACTGACTAA
- a CDS encoding DUF1822 family protein, with product MTNDINRGMSGYPVRLPTEQQEHIQRCVKKYDQPEQKKKVALNVAAPLLVDYAIKPFISTDLTKSYSQKAAMHAFSFLGDINDLYLQGGARLICIALLPGEVRFQVPQDLDDDVIACVVTSIECLDPQAVRGKVIGYLPIHSLSNDFSKSTVISIEALQSYEQLTEFLLSYVQETIMRGSGASNRDILKSDASPLKGWKIRPNKKRKTGSDSWQLRAAGASSSEMNEQSNKDSWQLRACGAFSPETNIQPQKISQELESKVSLKTDQTEYRLVVVVTIKSAKEEDNFKLYVAIYPDSTEKLLPKGLGLSVSSIEVPEKSFQDQLSDEEEILRLRQVTLGVTDSLHYQVWLGNIRVENTIPMSDLLSHLTSHSH from the coding sequence ATGACTAATGATATTAATAGGGGTATGTCTGGTTATCCTGTACGTTTACCTACAGAGCAGCAAGAACATATACAACGATGCGTAAAAAAGTATGATCAACCTGAACAAAAGAAAAAAGTTGCTCTTAATGTAGCAGCACCTTTGCTGGTTGATTATGCGATTAAGCCTTTTATCAGCACAGATTTGACGAAAAGCTATAGTCAAAAAGCCGCTATGCATGCTTTCTCTTTTCTTGGAGATATCAATGATTTATACCTTCAGGGAGGAGCTAGGCTTATATGTATTGCTTTACTGCCTGGAGAAGTAAGATTTCAGGTCCCACAAGATTTAGATGATGATGTAATTGCTTGCGTAGTTACGAGTATTGAATGTTTAGATCCTCAAGCAGTAAGAGGTAAAGTTATTGGATATTTGCCTATCCATAGTTTAAGTAATGATTTTTCTAAATCTACTGTCATCTCAATAGAAGCCCTGCAATCTTATGAGCAGTTGACAGAGTTTTTACTTTCTTATGTCCAAGAGACAATTATGCGTGGCTCTGGAGCATCAAATAGAGATATATTAAAATCTGATGCATCTCCGCTTAAAGGTTGGAAAATCAGACCGAATAAGAAGCGAAAAACAGGTTCAGATTCTTGGCAACTAAGAGCCGCTGGCGCATCTTCTTCAGAGATGAATGAGCAGTCTAATAAAGACTCTTGGCAGCTCAGAGCCTGTGGTGCGTTCTCTCCAGAAACAAATATACAGCCGCAAAAAATAAGTCAGGAATTAGAATCAAAAGTTTCACTTAAAACCGATCAGACGGAGTATCGTTTAGTTGTTGTTGTTACTATCAAGTCTGCTAAGGAGGAAGATAATTTCAAGCTCTATGTCGCAATATATCCTGATTCAACTGAGAAATTGTTACCTAAAGGGTTAGGCTTATCGGTCTCCAGTATTGAAGTTCCGGAGAAATCATTTCAAGACCAACTCAGCGATGAAGAGGAAATACTGCGACTGCGACAGGTCACGTTAGGAGTTACTGACAGTCTTCACTATCAAGTTTGGTTAGGCAATATAAGGGTAGAGAATACTATTCCAATGTCGGATTTGCTTAGTCATCTTACAAGTCACTCTCATTAG